In the genome of uncultured Fusobacterium sp., one region contains:
- the deoD gene encoding purine-nucleoside phosphorylase — protein sequence MTPHNQAKLGEIAKNVLMPGDPLRAKFIAETFLTNVKQVNSVRNMLAFTGEYKGKEITVMASGMGMPSIGIYSYELYSVYGVENIIRVGSAGAYSGDLKVYDVVLADSAWSESSYAHTQNGYDKDIILPSEELNEKIKDAAKRLEIPLHVSRIHSSDVFYREGEPNYYKTLCEEKGVSCVEMESFALFHNARVLGKKAACLLTISDSFVTKEVTTAEERQTAFVNMMKVALETFC from the coding sequence ATGACACCACATAATCAAGCAAAATTAGGAGAAATAGCAAAAAATGTACTTATGCCAGGAGATCCATTAAGAGCAAAGTTTATAGCAGAAACTTTTTTAACAAATGTAAAACAAGTAAACTCAGTTAGAAATATGTTAGCTTTTACTGGAGAATATAAAGGTAAAGAGATAACAGTTATGGCATCAGGAATGGGAATGCCATCAATAGGAATCTACTCTTATGAACTATATTCAGTTTATGGAGTTGAAAATATAATTCGTGTAGGATCAGCAGGAGCTTATTCAGGAGATCTAAAAGTTTATGATGTAGTATTAGCTGACAGTGCATGGAGTGAATCATCTTATGCACACACTCAAAATGGTTATGATAAAGATATTATATTACCAAGTGAAGAGTTAAATGAAAAGATAAAAGATGCTGCAAAGAGATTAGAAATTCCTCTACATGTTAGTAGAATCCATTCAAGTGATGTTTTCTATAGAGAGGGAGAACCTAATTATTATAAAACTCTTTGTGAAGAAAAGGGAGTTTCTTGTGTAGAGATGGAAAGTTTTGCTCTTTTCCACAATGCAAGAGTTTTAGGAAAAAAAGCAGCTTGCCTTTTAACAATATCAGATTCTTTTGTAACTAAAGAGGTAACAACAGCAGAGGAGAGACAAACAGCTTTTGTTAATATGATGAAAGTGGCATTAGAAACTTTTTGTTAA
- the cdd gene encoding cytidine deaminase, with product MVKYNDILSRAYKAMENAYAPYSNFFVGACVKTKDGNYFIGANVENASYGLTNCAERNAIFQAYSNGYRQDDIEAIAIVGKGNTLITPCGACRQVLVELLKRDTPIVLGTKDEVVVTNIEELMPMSFTSDSL from the coding sequence ATGGTAAAATATAATGATATCTTATCGAGAGCTTATAAAGCAATGGAAAATGCTTATGCTCCTTACTCAAATTTCTTTGTAGGAGCTTGTGTAAAAACAAAAGATGGAAATTATTTTATAGGTGCAAATGTTGAAAATGCTTCATATGGGCTTACAAATTGTGCAGAGAGAAATGCCATATTTCAAGCATATTCAAATGGATATCGTCAAGATGATATAGAGGCAATAGCTATAGTAGGAAAGGGAAATACTTTGATAACTCCATGTGGAGCATGTAGACAAGTATTAGTAGAACTTTTAAAAAGAGATACTCCAATAGTGTTAGGAACAAAAGATGAAGTTGTTGTAACAAATATTGAAGAGCTTATGCCTATGTCTTTTACAAGTGATAGTTTATAA
- a CDS encoding nucleoside transporter C-terminal domain-containing protein: protein MRIIVNILGIVLVLVALYLYSSARKSIKKEVILKALVAQFVIAFLLVKFPLGRAVVSKVSDVVTMVLNYGQDGIGFVFGSLANPGNATGFIFAISVLCNIIFLSSLVAALYYLGILGWVVKIIGKGVGKLLGTTQVESFVAVANMFLGQTESPILIAKYLNFMTESEIMVVLISGMGSMSATIIGGYVALGIPMESLLIASALVPMGSIAISKIILPELEETQKISDVRMDNKGKNENLIDAITEGAQNGLASALAIGASLIAVISIVALINGVLGNFNLTLEKIFAYIFSPIGFLMGLTGEDMRLAGELLGSKLVMNEFIAFQKLGTVLSQLSERTGLILSISLAGFANFSSMGICIAGISALCPEKRGVLSKLVFRAMIGGFTVSVLSAMIVGLIMLF, encoded by the coding sequence ATGAGAATAATAGTTAATATATTAGGAATAGTTTTAGTACTTGTAGCTCTTTACCTTTATTCAAGTGCTAGAAAGTCAATAAAAAAAGAGGTTATTTTAAAAGCATTAGTGGCTCAATTTGTTATTGCCTTTCTTTTAGTAAAGTTTCCTTTAGGTAGAGCAGTTGTATCTAAAGTGTCAGATGTAGTTACAATGGTATTAAACTATGGGCAAGATGGAATAGGATTTGTGTTTGGATCACTTGCAAACCCTGGAAATGCAACAGGATTTATTTTTGCAATTTCAGTTTTGTGTAACATAATATTTTTATCATCTTTAGTTGCAGCACTATATTACTTAGGAATTTTAGGTTGGGTTGTTAAGATAATAGGAAAGGGAGTAGGAAAATTATTGGGAACTACTCAAGTAGAAAGCTTTGTTGCTGTAGCTAATATGTTTTTAGGACAAACAGAAAGTCCTATACTTATTGCTAAATATCTTAACTTTATGACTGAAAGTGAAATAATGGTAGTTTTAATATCAGGAATGGGAAGTATGTCAGCTACAATTATTGGAGGATATGTAGCATTGGGAATTCCTATGGAAAGCTTACTAATAGCTAGTGCATTAGTACCAATGGGAAGTATTGCAATTTCAAAAATTATTCTTCCAGAATTAGAAGAAACTCAAAAAATTTCTGATGTTAGAATGGATAATAAAGGAAAAAATGAGAACTTAATAGATGCGATTACAGAGGGAGCTCAAAATGGATTAGCTTCAGCTTTAGCAATAGGAGCTTCTCTAATAGCTGTAATAAGTATAGTTGCTCTTATTAATGGAGTTCTTGGAAACTTTAACTTAACTCTTGAAAAAATATTTGCATATATCTTCTCTCCAATAGGATTCTTAATGGGATTAACTGGAGAAGATATGAGACTTGCTGGAGAATTATTAGGAAGTAAGCTTGTAATGAATGAGTTTATTGCCTTCCAAAAATTAGGAACAGTTTTATCACAATTAAGTGAAAGAACAGGACTTATTCTATCAATATCACTTGCAGGATTTGCAAACTTCTCGAGTATGGGAATCTGTATAGCAGGAATTTCAGCACTTTGCCCAGAAAAAAGAGGAGTTCTTTCTAAATTAGTATTTAGAGCTATGATTGGTGGATTTACTGTAAGTGTTCTAAGTGCTATGATAGTTGGATTAATTATGTTATTCTAG